Proteins encoded within one genomic window of Desertibacillus haloalkaliphilus:
- a CDS encoding acyl-CoA dehydrogenase family protein: MYDFSPTVEQEELLAKAKKIMEEDVYPAEKYIVPGVGLPNEILKPLQQKVKDQNLWAAHLPEHIGGLGLGNVFLGLLNEQLGSSPIGPRVFGTAAPDTGNTEILLNAGTQEQIDKYLKPVIDDEIRSCFAMTERDVSGADPTGLQTTAVKEGNEWVINGRKWFISNAGLSSFAIVMAVTNPDAAPHERASMFLVDIGTPGFNLIRDIEVMGDFSEGGHWEIEFDNCRIPEESILGKVGEGFKLAQMRLGPGRITHAMRWLGVMNRSFDLMLDYALKRKTRGKPLAEFQSIQNFIADSAAEMSASRLMTLHAAWKMDQGLDARKEIALIKFYGAKILNDIISRAIQVHGSLGYSKDTPLEAFYREGRAAHIYDGPDEVHRMVVAKRILKEYKNKNKDILV, translated from the coding sequence ATGTACGATTTCAGTCCAACAGTAGAACAAGAAGAATTGTTAGCAAAAGCAAAAAAGATCATGGAAGAGGATGTTTACCCTGCTGAAAAGTATATCGTCCCAGGCGTGGGATTGCCGAATGAAATATTAAAGCCCTTACAACAAAAAGTTAAAGACCAAAATCTATGGGCAGCTCACCTGCCTGAACATATTGGCGGATTAGGTTTAGGTAACGTTTTCTTAGGGCTATTAAATGAACAATTAGGAAGTAGTCCGATCGGTCCACGAGTTTTTGGAACAGCTGCTCCTGATACAGGGAATACGGAAATTCTCTTGAATGCCGGGACTCAAGAGCAGATTGATAAATATTTAAAGCCTGTAATTGACGATGAGATTCGATCATGTTTTGCGATGACTGAACGTGATGTCTCAGGTGCAGATCCAACCGGCCTACAAACAACGGCTGTTAAAGAAGGGAACGAATGGGTCATTAATGGCCGCAAATGGTTTATCAGTAACGCTGGGCTATCTTCTTTTGCGATCGTGATGGCGGTAACGAACCCAGATGCGGCTCCACATGAACGTGCATCAATGTTTCTCGTTGATATCGGAACGCCAGGCTTTAATCTTATTCGTGATATTGAAGTGATGGGTGACTTTAGTGAAGGTGGACATTGGGAAATTGAGTTTGATAATTGCCGCATTCCAGAAGAAAGCATACTAGGTAAAGTAGGAGAAGGCTTCAAATTAGCGCAAATGCGATTAGGGCCAGGACGAATTACACATGCGATGCGCTGGTTAGGTGTTATGAATCGTAGTTTTGATTTAATGCTTGATTATGCTCTAAAGAGAAAAACGAGAGGGAAGCCTTTAGCTGAATTTCAATCGATCCAAAACTTTATTGCTGATTCTGCCGCTGAGATGTCAGCTTCAAGGTTAATGACCCTTCATGCTGCTTGGAAAATGGATCAAGGTCTAGATGCTAGAAAAGAGATCGCTCTCATTAAATTTTATGGTGCCAAAATCTTAAATGATATCATCAGTCGGGCGATCCAAGTTCATGGATCACTAGGGTATTCAAAAGATACGCCATTAGAGGCATTCTATCGAGAAGGTAGGGCCGCACATATTTACGATGGTCCAGATGAAGTTCATCGTATGGTCGTAGCAAAGCGAATTTTAAAAGAGTATAAAAACAAAAACAAAGATATATTGGTATGA
- a CDS encoding alpha/beta hydrolase has protein sequence MALQPQVKKLVDQINAATADGPGIPDMSVEENREGLIGFYADIIGERQEVAKVENVKIPVDGDEIGLRLYTPEGNGPFPVLVYYHGGGWVLGDLEVVDPLMRSLANSTECLVVSVDYRLAPENKFPIPVEDCYAATKWVAENISNFNGDPEKIAVSGDSAGGNLAAVVPLMAKDRGGPKISYQILLYPGTDFAFDTKSFEENGEGYYLETSAMHWFADQYFSTEDEKVHPYAAPIRAKDLSGLPPALVFTAEYDVLRDEGENYAKRLQEAGVPVEVKRYDGQIHGFFWMPVLMDDAHDALQRISDTLKKAFS, from the coding sequence ATGGCATTACAACCTCAAGTTAAAAAATTAGTGGATCAAATTAATGCGGCTACAGCTGATGGACCAGGGATTCCAGATATGTCTGTTGAAGAAAATCGTGAAGGTCTAATTGGTTTCTATGCTGATATAATCGGTGAACGTCAAGAAGTAGCCAAAGTAGAGAATGTTAAGATCCCAGTGGATGGCGATGAAATTGGGCTTCGTTTATATACACCAGAAGGTAATGGACCATTTCCAGTTCTCGTTTATTACCACGGTGGTGGATGGGTTTTAGGTGATCTAGAAGTTGTTGACCCATTAATGCGTTCGCTCGCAAATTCTACCGAATGTTTGGTTGTTTCTGTAGACTATCGTCTTGCTCCTGAAAACAAGTTTCCAATTCCTGTAGAAGATTGCTATGCTGCCACGAAATGGGTTGCAGAAAACATCTCTAACTTCAATGGTGATCCTGAAAAAATTGCGGTTAGTGGCGATAGTGCAGGTGGTAACCTTGCTGCTGTTGTCCCATTGATGGCAAAAGACCGTGGTGGGCCAAAGATTTCGTATCAAATTTTGCTATATCCAGGTACAGACTTTGCTTTTGATACAAAATCTTTTGAAGAAAATGGAGAAGGGTATTACTTAGAAACCTCTGCGATGCATTGGTTTGCTGATCAATATTTTTCAACAGAAGATGAGAAAGTACATCCGTATGCAGCTCCAATCCGTGCAAAAGATCTAAGTGGATTACCGCCGGCTTTAGTGTTTACAGCAGAATACGATGTATTGCGTGATGAGGGAGAAAATTATGCAAAACGGTTACAAGAAGCCGGAGTTCCAGTTGAAGTTAAACGGTATGATGGACAAATTCATGGTTTTTTCTGGATGCCTGTTTTAATGGATGACGCGCATGATGCATTACAGAGAATTAGTGACACGTTAAAGAAAGCATTCTCTTAA
- a CDS encoding LLM class flavin-dependent oxidoreductase has protein sequence MKTGLFYVNECHDGNYERAYGEMLEQIQYGEELGFESVWLAEHHFSSYGSLASPQVAAAAISQITKKMDIGIGVSILNFDNPVRIAEDYAMVDILSEGRLKFGAGRGYQPLEAKGLGVPMEKTRERFWEYVEIIQGLWNNETFSYDGEFYQLDNVSLVPKPVQERIPFYYAAISPASFDLMVEKEAREFMVTPTLMVLDDVLEYTKRTRDRLMLKGITPDIHMNLQMHIADDTDQAVRNVEENMKVYFNRVLDLIPGAKGMQAPKTYERFAEVAKEFDGPLDVRGLNDSGVALLTDAQDAIERLEGVEQAGINSLSCWFRMGGMEHRKVMKAMKRYADEVLPYFKAINTKLNNQ, from the coding sequence ATGAAAACAGGACTTTTCTATGTAAATGAGTGTCATGATGGGAACTATGAACGAGCGTATGGTGAGATGCTTGAACAAATCCAGTATGGGGAAGAGCTAGGATTTGAAAGTGTGTGGCTAGCAGAGCATCACTTTAGTTCATATGGAAGTTTAGCTTCTCCCCAAGTAGCAGCGGCAGCGATTTCACAAATTACAAAGAAGATGGATATTGGGATTGGTGTGAGTATTTTAAACTTCGATAACCCGGTGCGAATAGCAGAAGACTATGCGATGGTTGATATTCTCAGTGAAGGGCGCTTAAAGTTTGGAGCAGGTCGCGGATATCAACCGTTAGAGGCGAAAGGGCTAGGGGTTCCGATGGAAAAAACACGGGAACGTTTTTGGGAGTATGTCGAAATCATCCAAGGCCTATGGAATAATGAAACGTTTAGCTATGATGGGGAATTTTATCAATTAGATAATGTCTCGTTAGTTCCAAAACCTGTTCAAGAAAGAATTCCATTTTATTATGCAGCGATTAGTCCAGCCTCGTTTGATTTAATGGTTGAAAAAGAGGCCAGAGAATTCATGGTCACCCCGACATTAATGGTCTTGGACGATGTTCTTGAGTATACAAAGCGTACAAGAGACCGCTTAATGCTAAAGGGAATTACCCCAGATATTCATATGAATCTACAAATGCATATTGCCGATGATACAGACCAAGCGGTTAGAAATGTAGAGGAAAATATGAAAGTCTATTTTAACCGCGTCCTTGATTTAATTCCAGGGGCAAAAGGCATGCAAGCACCAAAAACGTATGAGCGCTTTGCAGAAGTAGCAAAAGAGTTTGATGGCCCATTAGATGTTCGTGGACTTAATGATTCTGGTGTCGCGTTATTAACAGATGCGCAAGATGCGATCGAACGATTAGAAGGTGTCGAGCAAGCGGGAATTAATAGTTTATCATGCTGGTTCCGTATGGGCGGAATGGAGCACCGCAAGGTTATGAAGGCGATGAAGCGCTATGCGGATGAAGTTTTACCATACTTTAAGGCTATTAATACAAAATTAAACAATCAGTGA
- a CDS encoding SDR family NAD(P)-dependent oxidoreductase yields MEQLYDFSGKVVVVTGGSRGIGAEMVRDFASRGADIVISSRNKASCEKVAHEVRDLGRKALSVACDVGKLADIQNLFKKTMDEFGRVDLLVNNAGANVTKPALDVNEEEWDLINNVNIKGLFFSCQEAAKIMVKQNQGKIINISSVGGVKPYKRIAPYTATKAAVIHMTRSLAAEWARYNIHVNSIAPGLIATEINKKERENKEWLEKATKAIPFRRLGEPKDISQTALYLASGAADYITGQTFYIDGGTLSE; encoded by the coding sequence ATGGAACAATTATATGATTTTTCAGGTAAGGTGGTTGTCGTAACAGGAGGCAGTCGAGGAATAGGTGCAGAAATGGTTCGCGATTTTGCCTCTCGAGGAGCAGATATCGTTATATCAAGTCGCAACAAGGCCAGCTGTGAAAAGGTTGCCCATGAGGTTAGAGACCTTGGTAGAAAAGCGCTATCTGTTGCATGTGATGTCGGCAAATTAGCTGATATTCAAAATCTATTTAAAAAAACGATGGATGAATTTGGTCGAGTAGATCTTTTAGTGAATAATGCAGGAGCAAATGTAACCAAACCAGCATTAGACGTTAATGAAGAAGAATGGGATTTAATTAATAATGTTAATATCAAAGGGTTATTTTTTAGCTGTCAGGAAGCAGCAAAGATCATGGTTAAGCAAAACCAAGGGAAAATTATTAACATTTCATCTGTAGGTGGTGTGAAGCCATATAAACGTATCGCACCGTATACGGCGACGAAAGCAGCAGTTATTCATATGACACGTTCATTAGCTGCGGAATGGGCACGATATAATATTCATGTGAACTCAATTGCACCAGGGTTAATTGCAACCGAGATTAATAAAAAAGAACGTGAAAATAAAGAATGGCTTGAAAAAGCGACAAAAGCCATCCCTTTTAGAAGATTAGGCGAACCAAAAGATATTTCTCAAACGGCATTATATTTAGCGTCAGGGGCGGCCGATTATATTACAGGTCAAACCTTTTATATTGATGGAGGCACACTTTCAGAATAA
- a CDS encoding bifunctional 3,4-dihydroxy-2-butanone-4-phosphate synthase/GTP cyclohydrolase II, with the protein MFDSIEEAIADLQQGKIIIVCDDEDRENEGDFVLLAEHATPEKINFLIKYGRGLVCAPITEELASKLELLPMVDHNTDPHGTAFTVSVDYKTTSTGISAYDRSDTILALLNEESKAADFKKPGHIFPLVAKEGGVLRRAGHTEATVDLARLAGYQPAGVICEIIKEDGTMARVQDLCKMANEHELKMITIKDLIHYRNHKEKLVTQEVTINLPMKYGNFRTIVYSNDVDGKEHIAFVKGDIDSTEPVLVRVHSECLTGDVFGSLRCDCGLQLDAALKQIEEEGSGVLLYMRQEGRGIGLLNKMKTYKLQEEGYDTVEANEILGFAPDLRDYGIGAQILRDLGVGKMRLLTNNPRKLKGLMGYGLEVTSRIPLQMPHNKENENYLRTKSDKLGHLLIM; encoded by the coding sequence ATGTTTGACTCCATCGAAGAGGCAATAGCTGATTTGCAACAAGGGAAAATTATTATTGTCTGTGATGATGAAGACCGTGAGAATGAAGGGGACTTTGTATTATTAGCTGAGCATGCAACTCCGGAAAAGATTAATTTTCTCATTAAATATGGCCGTGGTTTGGTCTGTGCACCAATTACTGAGGAGTTAGCATCTAAATTAGAGCTATTACCAATGGTTGACCATAATACAGACCCCCATGGTACAGCTTTTACTGTTAGTGTTGATTATAAAACGACATCGACTGGAATATCAGCATACGATCGCTCGGATACCATTCTCGCTCTGCTTAATGAAGAGTCTAAGGCTGCTGATTTTAAAAAGCCAGGGCATATATTCCCATTAGTGGCTAAGGAAGGTGGGGTCCTTAGACGAGCTGGACATACGGAAGCAACTGTTGACCTTGCACGCTTAGCTGGGTATCAACCAGCTGGTGTGATTTGTGAAATTATTAAAGAAGATGGAACAATGGCTCGTGTACAGGATTTGTGTAAAATGGCAAATGAACATGAGTTGAAAATGATTACAATTAAGGACTTGATTCATTATCGTAACCACAAAGAAAAATTAGTCACTCAAGAAGTGACGATCAATCTCCCGATGAAGTACGGGAACTTTCGAACCATTGTCTATTCCAATGATGTTGATGGCAAAGAGCACATTGCCTTTGTAAAGGGGGATATTGATTCGACTGAACCAGTTCTAGTCCGCGTCCATTCAGAGTGTCTAACTGGTGACGTATTTGGATCCCTTCGTTGTGACTGTGGTTTACAACTAGATGCTGCATTAAAACAAATAGAAGAAGAAGGTAGTGGGGTTTTACTGTATATGAGGCAAGAAGGCCGAGGGATCGGACTGTTAAATAAAATGAAAACATATAAGCTACAAGAAGAAGGTTATGATACGGTTGAAGCAAATGAGATCCTTGGGTTTGCTCCAGACCTACGTGATTATGGGATAGGTGCCCAAATTCTTCGTGATTTAGGTGTTGGGAAAATGAGGTTGCTAACAAATAACCCTCGAAAACTCAAAGGCTTAATGGGGTATGGGCTAGAGGTAACGAGTCGAATCCCTCTACAGATGCCACACAATAAAGAAAATGAAAACTATTTAAGAACGAAATCTGATAAATTAGGTCACTTGCTTATTATGTAA